A region of Solanum dulcamara chromosome 7, daSolDulc1.2, whole genome shotgun sequence DNA encodes the following proteins:
- the LOC129894007 gene encoding uncharacterized protein LOC129894007, giving the protein MPPRKTTATQKGKSVAPGEIGQAHRVTRARSMPERETVPPTASSATPPEIRAAPAEDQRADSPVFGAPAPEPLAPQSGAEGRAMQDAVQLLTRLVAGQEHRRGLGGDPVHKSDSSRAREFLTCNPPEFFGTKPEEDPQEFVREMQRTLRLIKASATESVELASYRLHEVAANWFESWELSRGRLASPAVWDEFTEAFISHFLPPEMRRARVDKFLQLRQRGRSVREYSLEFDSLARHAPALVADMTDRMHRYVMGLDRYLVDSCLVMAAQPGMDIARIQAYAQGMEDRHRGRQSDRDFGRSQPKRARSAGYFGEFRSRPFQQQGSRQPTQPARSMPLLSSGRRSGGTGYSGAGLSSRASGSQLDRSSGQMRPPRPPCSYCGRYHPGECYRATGACFVCGRQGHTMKDCPNKGDSGGAARPTGSFAGSSSSSVAMRPTGQGVSTPAGRGKGRGGISGSSGPSNRTYALATRQDQEASPDVITGTLLIFSQIVYALIDPGSTLSYITPMIADKIGVNSKPIEPFEVATPVGDSIIARRVYKSCSVIICDHCTKADLIELEMTEFDVIMGMDWLSSCYANVDCQRKVVYLQFPGEPVIEWAGNTASPRGKFISYLKARKMIRKGCIYHLVRVQNLQAEAPTIQLVPVVNEFVDVFPDDLPGLPPEREIDFTIDVLPDIHPISIPPYRMAPAELKELKEQLKDFGIYGPDESGIQTIPGYVPFLGHIVGAEGIRVDTQKIEAVKNWPRPTTPTEVRSFLGLAGKANVVADALSRKSLGSLINVPAEKKEIVREIGQLASLGVRLAESGDNGILVREVAESSIIEEIKRCQYEDPILAHYRDTCIDKEKTPFGITSNGVLLYRDRLCVPDVAGLRQQVMGEAHHARYSIHPGLPRTPRKYDSIWVIVDRLTKSAHFLPVRITYSAEDYARLYIKEIVKLHGVPVSIITDRGA; this is encoded by the exons ATGCCTCCGAGGAAAACGACGGCTACCCAAAAGGGCAAATCAGTAGCACCCGGTGAGATTGGTCAGGCGCACAGAGTTACCAGGGCCCGATCGATGCCTGAGAGGGAGACTGTGCCCCCGACAGCCAGCTCTGCTACACCGCCAGAAATTAGGGCAGCCCCAGCTGAAGATCAGAGGGCGGATTCACCAGTATTTGGAGCCCCAGCACCCGAGCCTCTAGCTCCACAGTCAGGAGCAGAAGGCAGGGCTATGCAGGATGCGGTGCAGTTATTGACTAGGTTGGTGGCTGGACAGGAACACAGACGCGGTTTAGGCGGAGATCCGGTACACAAGTCTGATAGTTCGAGGGCTCGTGAGTTTCTGACTTGTAACCCTCCAGAGTTCTTTGGGACAAAGCCCGAAGAGGACCCCCAGGAGTTTGTTAGAGAAATGCAGCGCACTTTACGTTTGATTAAAGCTTCTGCAACTGAGTCGgttgagttggcttcatatAGATTGCACGAGGTAGCTGCTAACTGGTTTGAGTCCTGGGAGCTGTCCAGGGGTAGACTAGCTTCTCCAGCAGTATGGGACGAGTTTACAGAGGCATTTATCAGTCATTTCCTGCCTCCTGAGATGCGTAGAGCCAGAGTGGACAAATTTTTACAGTTAAGACAGCGAGGCCGCAGTGTTCGCGAGTATAGTTTGGAGTTCGACTCATTGGCTCGACATGCACCTGCTCTGGTAGCTGACATGACAGACAGAATGCACAGATATGTGATGGGCCTAGATCGTTATCTGGTGGATAGTTGTTTGGTGATGGCTGCTCAGCCAGGGATGGACATCGCCCGTATTCAGGCATATGCTCAGGGCATGGAGGACAGACATAGAGGACGCCAGTCCGACCGAGATTTTGGCAGAAGTCAGCCCAAGAGGGCCAGGTCAGCTGGATATTTTGGAGAGTTCCGAAGTAGGCCATTCCAGCAGCAGGGTAGCAGACAGCCCACCCAGCCAGCACGGAGTATGCCTTTACTATCCTCAGGCCGGAGATCAGGTGGCACAGGATATTCGGGAGCTGGTTTGAGCTCTAGGGCTTCCGGTTCGCAGTTAGACAGAAGTTCTGGTCAGATGCGGCCACCCAGGCCCCCGTGTTCTTATTGTGGTAGGTACCATCCGGGAGAGTGTTATCGTGCTACAGGAGCTTGTTTTGTTTGTGGTCGTCAAGGCCATACGATGAAGGATTGCCCGAATAAGGGTGATTCAGGTGGAGCAGCTCGACCTACAGGATCATTTGCtgggtcatcatcttcttcGGTAGCTATGCGCCCCACGGGGCAGGGTGTGTCTACACCAGCAGGTCGTGGTAAAGGTCGGGGTGGAATTTCTGGTTCTAGCGGCCCTTCGAACCGCACCTATGCCTTGGCCACCCGACAGGATCAAGAGGCGTCTCCAGATGtgatcacaggtacattatTGATCTTTTCCCAGATTGTATATGCATTAatagatccaggctctacattatcatatattacTCCGATGATTGCTGATAAGATTGGTGTAAATTCCAAACCGATAGAACCGTTTGAGGTAGCTACTCCTGTAGGAGATTCTATTATAGCAAGGCGAGTATATAAAAGTTGCTCAGTAATTATATGTGACCATTGCACTAAAGCAGACCTAATAGAATTGGAGATGACTGAATTTGATGTGATTATGGGAATGGATTGGCTATCTTcctgttatgctaatgttgactgTCAACGGAAGGTAGTTTATCTTCAATTTCCAGGAGAACCAGTGATAGAATGGGCAGGTAATACAGCATCTCcgagagggaagtttatttcttaccttaaggCGAGGAAGATGATTAGaaaaggttgtatttatcacctgGTTCGCGTGCAGAATTTGCAGGCTGAAGCGCCAACTATTCAGTTAGTTCCAGTTGTTAATGAATTTGtagatgtattcccagatgatCTTCCAGGCCTTCCTCCTGAAcgggagatagactttaccaTAGATGTGCTGCCAGATATCCATCCGATatctattcccccatatagaatggcacctgcaGAATTAAAGGAACTGAAGgagcaattgaaagactt cggtattTATGGACCTGATGAATCGGGTATTCAGACCATTCCTGgatatgttc CATTTTTGGGACATATTGTCGGCGCTGAAGGTATTCGGGTAGATACACAAAAGATCGAGGCTGTAAAGAACTGGCCTAGGCCGACGACACCTACCGAGGTACGTAGTTTCCTGGGATTAGCAG GAAAGGCCAACGTTGTAGCAGATGCACTCAGCCGTAAGTCCTTGGGTAGCTTGATAAATGTTCCAGcagaaaagaaggaaatagtTCGTGAAATTGGTCAATTGGCCAGTCTTGGAGTTCGGTTGGCTGAATCGGGAGATAATGGGATTTTAGTTCGAGAGGTTGCTGAATCTTCCATTATAGAAGAAATAAAGCGATGTCAATATGAAGATCCTATTTTGGCACATTATCGAGATACCTGTATTGACAAAGAGAAGACCCCTTTTGGTATTACATCTAATGGAGTATTATTATACAGGGACAGgctgtgtgtacctgatgttgcTGGGCTACGGCAACAAGTTATGGGTGAGGCACATCAtgctcgatattctattcatccgg gtttacctCGCACCCCACGGAAGTACGATTCAATATGGGTTATTGTTGATAGGTTGACTaagtcagcccatttccttccggttcGAAtcacatattcagctgaggattatgccAGGTTATATATTAAGGAGATAGTAAAGCTCCACGGTGTTCCTGTGTCTATTATCACTGACAGAGGTGCCTAG